The proteins below come from a single Xiphophorus hellerii strain 12219 chromosome 14, Xiphophorus_hellerii-4.1, whole genome shotgun sequence genomic window:
- the myoz2a gene encoding myozenin-2a gives MSQFSTMTTRERKIQAAAICREVQGQEDAHMDLGKKVSVPKDIMLEELSLASNRGSRLFKMRQRRSEKYTFESIKNETNNQLNSQEVFQTEYNPATGGGNDLGVEQPCQVTSNASDTTMVPNPDSIAPGYGGPLKDIPPEKFNCTAVPKSYHSPWEQAIVSDPALADTLVSHMPELEPQTNLPGYKSFNRVATPFGGFSKAPRADPIAALQVETFPEVPALQGDCAPNRPSFNRAALGWVSTGGSVTLPNVSLEPTLIPESEDL, from the exons ATGTCGCAGTTTTCCACCATGACAACCAGGGAGAGGAAAATCCAGGCGGCAGCAATCTGCAGAGAGGTGCAAGGCCAGGAAG ATGCACACATGGACCTTGGGAAGAAAGTGAGTGTGCCTAAAGACATCATGCTGGAGGAGCTGTCGCTCGCCTCCAACCGGGGCTCCCGACTCTTCAAAATGCGCCAGAGACGCTCTGAAAAATACACTTTTGAGAgcattaaaaatgaaaccaacAATCAGCTAAAT AGCCAAGAAGTTTTCCAGACCGAGTACAACCCCGCCACCGGCGGTGGGAATGACTTGGGTGTCGAGCAGCCTTGTCAAGTGACATCCAATGCATCAGATACCACAATGGTGCCAAATCCGGACAGCATCGCCCCGG GATATGGAGGTCCTTTGAAGGACATCCCGCCAGAGAAGTTCAACTGTACAGCTGTGCCAAAGTCATACCACTCGCCTTGGGAGCAGGCCATCGTCAGTGACCCTGCTTTGGCTGATACGCTCGTCTCTCACATGCCGGAACTGGAGCCCCAGACAAACCTGCCAGGATACAAAAGCTTCAACAG GGTGGCAACCCCTTTCGGAGGTTTCAGCAAGGCGCCGAGAGCCGACCCCATCGCAGCGCTGCAGGTGGAGACGTTCCCAGAGGTCCCCGCTCTCCAGGGGGATTGTGCTCCGAACCGGCCATCCTTCAATAGAGCGGCTCTAGGGTGGGTGTCAACAGGTGGCTCAGTCACACTCCCGAATGTCTCCCTCGAGCCCACACTCATCCCTGAGTCAGAAGACCTTTGA